One genomic region from Flagellimonas oceani encodes:
- the mobB gene encoding MobB family relaxase: MYIAITRQQLGDNFRGSARDFVNYLEKENEGKEQGDQELYFNHEENSIDAERVIAEIDANTAKLKKKEPKFYSLVVSPSQGELKHIGDDPEKLRQYTREVMKAYAAAFYRDREVTVKDILYFAKLERERTYSEKDRQVKENQAYATKILELQHQVRAIQQGREQGDLAQLQERIQILEREAPHQQNGKRIVPGMAKEGYQSHIHIIVSRMDRTNTHSLSPGSKFRTSETTLHGQTVKQGFDRDKFFRAAENTFDRQFGYKRNFVETYHARNLLDKDPKRFFSALLGLPANERQAARQLLFKAGINVPTIPTNKAQLAYKAMMQLKKGIGKALESGSIGI, encoded by the coding sequence ATGTATATCGCCATCACACGCCAACAACTGGGGGACAATTTTCGGGGCAGTGCCCGGGACTTTGTGAACTATCTGGAAAAGGAGAACGAAGGAAAAGAGCAGGGTGACCAGGAACTGTACTTCAATCATGAAGAAAACAGCATTGATGCGGAGCGGGTCATTGCCGAAATCGATGCCAATACCGCAAAGCTGAAAAAAAAGGAACCCAAATTTTATTCTTTGGTCGTCAGCCCATCCCAAGGAGAGCTCAAACATATCGGGGACGACCCCGAGAAACTGAGGCAATACACCCGAGAGGTTATGAAGGCCTATGCGGCGGCCTTTTACCGGGACCGGGAAGTGACGGTCAAGGATATCCTCTATTTTGCCAAGTTGGAACGGGAGCGTACCTATTCTGAAAAGGACCGGCAAGTCAAGGAGAACCAAGCGTATGCCACTAAGATCCTGGAACTCCAACACCAGGTCAGGGCCATACAACAAGGCCGGGAACAAGGGGATCTCGCCCAACTTCAAGAGCGGATACAAATCTTGGAACGGGAAGCCCCCCACCAACAGAATGGCAAGCGTATCGTACCGGGCATGGCCAAGGAAGGGTACCAAAGCCATATCCATATCATCGTCAGTCGGATGGACCGGACCAATACCCATAGCCTTTCCCCGGGATCCAAGTTCCGAACTTCGGAAACCACCCTCCATGGGCAGACCGTCAAACAGGGCTTTGACAGGGATAAATTCTTCCGGGCTGCGGAGAATACCTTTGACCGGCAGTTTGGGTACAAAAGGAACTTTGTGGAGACCTACCACGCCCGAAATCTACTGGATAAGGACCCCAAACGGTTTTTTTCGGCCCTGTTGGGATTGCCTGCAAACGAGCGACAAGCGGCACGCCAATTATTGTTCAAGGCGGGTATCAACGTTCCCACTATTCCCACCAACAAGGCCCAATTGGCCTATAAGGCCATGATGCAGCTCAAAAAGGGTATAGGCAAGGCATTGGAATCAGGATCGATTGGAATATAA